In the genome of Zobellia nedashkovskayae, the window ATTGTACCTCAACCGCTAAACCATGAAAGATATAAAACGATATTTTATTTTTCTGATGTTGGTGTGTGCTGCGGCCCATGGGCAACAAGACCCTCAATACACCCAGTACATGTACAACATGAGCGTGGTAAACCCTGCGTACACTACTAATGAGCAAGGTATGCTCAATTTTGGTGCACTGTATCGCTCACAATGGAAAAATGCAGTAGGCAGCCCTAAAACCCTGACTTTTTTTGCCCATGCCCCCATGAGCGATAAAATTGAAGTGGGGCTTTCTTTTATTACTGATAATATTGGTGATGGCGCGTTAAAAGAAAATAATATCTATGCCGACTTTGCCTATATCCTGAAGTTAGATGACAAGAGCAATCTCTCATTAGGTCTTAAAGGTGGCTTTACCACTTTTGAAACCAACTTTAACGGCTTTATGCTTCCAGAATTCCAAGATGACCCTGCTTTTAACGAAAACCTGAACAGTACATTCCCTAATGTGGGTGTTGGTGCTTTCTATCATCGTCAGAATTTTTATGCAGGAGTTTCCGCACCGAACTTACTGACAACAAAACATCTTGAAAATAAAGATGGAATTAATAGAGTTGGTTCTGAGAATATACATCTTTTTCTAACCTCTGGTTATGTTTACGAACTTAATCCAGATTTAAAACTAAAACCTTCCGTTCTTGCTAAAATGGTTCAAGGATCTCCTTTTACAATGGATGTATCACTGAATGCGCTTTTTTTAAATCGATTTGAAGGCGGATTATCCTATCGTTTGGAAGACTCGGTAAGTGCTATGTTTAATATTGCGGCCACACCAGCTTTACGAATAGGCTACGCTTACGATTACACCTTATCAAACCTAAGCACCTACAGTTCTGGTTCCCACGAAATATTTGTTCTTTTTAATCTCGATTTACTGGGCCTCGGCAAAGGATACGACAAATCACCTAGATTCTACTAAACATGAAAAAATTCCTCTTCATATGGTTTATTCTGGGTATTACGGTATCAACCTTTGCCCAACAAGAACTGAAACGAGCAGACACCTATTTTGAGCGTGCGTATTATAGTGACGCTATTCCGCTATACGAGCAAATGTTGCCAAGTAACAAGAGTTCAAAGCTCATAAAAAACCTTGCCGACTCTTATTACCACACTTTTGATATGAAGGCAGCCGCACGTTGGTATGGCTATCTAATTTCTAATTATGGCGAAAACACAGATGAAAGCTATTATTTTAAACTAAACCAATCTTTGAAAGCTATTGGTGAATATGAAAAAGCACAAAAAACACTTATTGATTTTTATGTTGAAAAAGATCAGAACGATAAGGTGATTCAGACTGAAAGAAATTTCAAGTATATTAAAAACGTGCGTGCTATTGGCGAACGTTTTAAAATTGAAAACCTAAATATCAATTCCACTACGTCCGAATTTGGCGCGGCCAGAATAGACTCTAACTTGGTGTATAGTGCTTCCCGAAAAAAAACCAAAACTTTACCCAAGCTTTATAGATGGAACAATGAGAATTACCTTGACATATATTCTCACCCTATAGAAAAAATAACACAGGGCGATAGCCTTAGCATGCCGTTAAGCAGCGCTATTAATTCAAAAATGCACGAGGGTACTTTTACCATTACTAAAGACCGAAAAACAATCTATTTCACGAGAAATAGTAAAAAGAAAACCGAGAAAGATAAAATCAGTAATCTAAAAATATATCGTGCCCAATATGTAGATGGTGCTTGGAAAAACATAATTCCCCTACCCTTTAATAGTGATAATTTTTCTACGGAACACCCAGCTTTAAGTCCTGACGAAACAAAACTTTATTTTGCATCAGATCGCGAAGGTGGCTTTGGTTCTTTTGACCTCTATGTTGTACTTATTCAAAAAGATGGTTTTTTCGGAAATCCCGTCAATTTAGGAAAGGAAATAAATACGGATAAGAAAGAACAATTCCCATTTCTTGACGAAGACGGCAACTTATATTTTGCATCCAACGGTCACCCTGGTTTTGGGTTATTAGATTTATTTCTTTCAAAAACAGAAAATGGAAAATTTAAATCCCCGGACAATCTTGGATTACCTGTAAATAGTGGTTATGACGATTTTTCTTTGTCACTAGACCCTAATACCAATAGAGGTTATTTTTCATCCAATCGTCCTGGCGGAAAGGGTAGTGATGACATTTATTCGCTATTGGAAACCAAACCACTTCTTATTGAAGACTGCAAGCAGTTAATTGCGGGAATTCTAACGGATAAAACTACCAAACTTCCTTTAGCCAATGCTACAATAGAACTTCTGGATGCCAGTGGAAAAATGATTGAAAAAATCATCACTTCTGCCGATGCTTCTTATAAATTTCAAATCGCTTGTTCCAACCAATATACCATAACAGCCCACAAAGAAGGTTACGAGGATAATTCTAAAATCATTATTTCAGATACGGAAAGGAATGCGACAATAGACGGTTCCCTAACACTGTATTCAGTAAAAGAAAGAGAAGCTTTAAAAGTCAAAAAAGCTCTAGCTAAGAAAGAAGAAACAGAAAAATTGGCCTTAGCCAAGGCCGAAAAGCTAAAAGAATTAGAGAAAGCAAATGAGTTAGAACGCATACAAAAAGAGAAACAGGTTGCTATAAAGCAAAAAGCTGACCTAGAGAAAGAAGAGCGTGAACGTCTTAAGAAAATTGAGGAAGTCATTGCCACTGAAGAGGCCATTGTTAAAGAAAACGAGCGCATAATTATCAAAACCGAAGAAATTCATTTTGACTATAGCCTTTGGTACGTAAGACGCGAAGCTAGAGAACGTTTAGGAAAGGTGGTTGCTATAATGAAGCAGAACCCGGGTATGGTCATTGAAATTGGTACGCATACAGATATCCGAGGTAATGAGGAGTACAATCGTGACCTCTCACAAAAGCGTGCAAATTCCGCAAAAGAATTCATGGTCAAAAATGGTATTACAGCAGACCGCATTATTGCTAAAGGATACGGAGAATCTCAACCCATCGTAAAATGTGAAACCGAAGAAAGCTGTTCAGAGGAAGACCATGAATGGAACAGAAGATGCGAAATGGTAGTTGTAAAGTGGCAATAAGTTTTCTTAAAAACAAAGGCATTTAGATTCTAATAAACGTTAATAACCCAAACCAAGCTTGGCCCCAAATCATAAATATGGTTTGGGGCTTTTTCATTTCTGTCGCTATTCTTTCTATCTTCGTTAGACAAACTCTTCACTATGAACCTATCGAATATTCCTTCCAAAGAGATTATACCAGGTTATCACGGTAAACTGGTACATTCAGAAAACATGTCGCTTGCTTTTTGGACCGTAGAAGAAGGTGCCATTGTACCCGAACATGCCCATATGAACGAGCAAATAATGCACGTGCTGGAAGGGCGTTTTGAATTTACACTTAATGGCAATACAAAGGTTTATGAATTAAATGACATTGTTATTATCCCACCTCATAGCCCCCATAGTGGCAAAGCACTTACTCCCTGTAAACTTATGGATGCTTTTAGTCCGGTTCGTGAAGAGTACAAATAGAAAACAGAATTAAACATTCCCCATAAATCTTATATTATGAATATATCATTAGAAGGTAAAAAAGCACTAGTTGGCGGTAGCTCAGGAGGAATAGGAAAAGCCATAGCACAACAATTAGCTGAAAGCGGAGCCAGCGTAACACTCATGTCCCGTAGTGAAGAGAAACTTAAGAAGATAGTAGCAGAACTACCTACTAACCAAGGTCAGAACCACGATTACCTAGTAGTTGATTTTGCCGATTTCCATGACTACCGCGAGAAAATTTATAACTATTTCGTTACTAATACAGTTGACATCCTTGTTAATAACACCCAAGGCCCTGCTGCCGGAAGTGCCTTAGAAAAACAGACTGTAGATTACCAAGAAGCATTTAATTTGCTATTTAAAACTGTAGCATACACTACTGAACTCGCCCTAAAACATATGAAAGCAAATAAATGGGGAAGAATTATAAATGTAGCTTCTGTATCCGTTAAAGAACCCCTTTCTTATTTAGCACTTTCAAATACCATAAGGGCAGCTGTAGTTACTTGGGGTAAATCATTGGCCAACGATGTAGGGCAATATAAAATAACAGTGAACAGTGTTCTGACTGGTTATTTTGACACTGAGCGCATCGCACAACTAAACTCTAAAAAAGCAGAGCAATTAGGGATTTCAGAAGATGAGGTCCTTGCAGATATGGAATCTAAAGTTCCTGTTAAGCGTATAGGAGACCCTAAAGAATATGGTTATCTGGTTGCCTTTTTAGCTTCAGAAAATGCGGCCTATATTACAGGTACTCAAATACCAATTGACGGCGGACTTTTAAAAAGTTTATAATTGTTTTTTTACGATAATTTAGAAATCCTATTCCCTCACCGAATAGGACCGCTCACTCATTTATAGTTTTTATTGGCATCCATTTTGCTCAGTTTTGTTCTGTAATTTTATACTATGAAAAGATTATCCCTCATATTCACCGTAATTCTTTTTTCACAAATGCTACAAGCACAAGACAACGGAGATTCTTATACATCACTTTGGAAAGAAGTGCAGAAATTGGAGCGTGAAGACTTGGCTAAATCGGCTTTAAAACTGGTGGAAACCATTTCATCTAAAGCGGAAAAAGAGAACAATTCGGAGCAGGTTGTAAAAGCATTACTATTTGTTTCAAAATATGCGATGACCTTGGAAGAAGATGCGCAATTGAATATCATTAATCGTTTTAAAGCAGAAATAGAAAGGGCTGAATTTCCAACGAAAAACATTTTAGAAAGTTATTTAGCCAATCTCCATTGGCAATATTTTCAACAAAACCGTTATCAGTTTTATGACCGCTCTAACACAGAATCTAAAGTAGACAGCGTTGATTTTAGAACTTGGGACCTTAGTACGTTATTCCACGAAATAGACACCCATTTTCAGGCATCATTAGAGAATAAAAAAGAGCTTCAAGAAACCAATTTAAAAGGGTTAAAAGAATTATTAAATCAACAAAAAGGTTCAGAGACCTTCCGTCCTACGCTTTATGACATCCTTGCTCACACAGCACTTCAGTTTTATAAAACCAATGAAACCGCTATTACTCGCCCAGCCGATAAATATGAGATAAACGATTCTGAAACCATCTGCGAAGCATATCAATTTGCACATCATGATATAAATACCAATGATGATACTTCCCTACAAGCCAAAGCGCTGAAGGT includes:
- a CDS encoding OmpA family protein, encoding MKKFLFIWFILGITVSTFAQQELKRADTYFERAYYSDAIPLYEQMLPSNKSSKLIKNLADSYYHTFDMKAAARWYGYLISNYGENTDESYYFKLNQSLKAIGEYEKAQKTLIDFYVEKDQNDKVIQTERNFKYIKNVRAIGERFKIENLNINSTTSEFGAARIDSNLVYSASRKKTKTLPKLYRWNNENYLDIYSHPIEKITQGDSLSMPLSSAINSKMHEGTFTITKDRKTIYFTRNSKKKTEKDKISNLKIYRAQYVDGAWKNIIPLPFNSDNFSTEHPALSPDETKLYFASDREGGFGSFDLYVVLIQKDGFFGNPVNLGKEINTDKKEQFPFLDEDGNLYFASNGHPGFGLLDLFLSKTENGKFKSPDNLGLPVNSGYDDFSLSLDPNTNRGYFSSNRPGGKGSDDIYSLLETKPLLIEDCKQLIAGILTDKTTKLPLANATIELLDASGKMIEKIITSADASYKFQIACSNQYTITAHKEGYEDNSKIIISDTERNATIDGSLTLYSVKEREALKVKKALAKKEETEKLALAKAEKLKELEKANELERIQKEKQVAIKQKADLEKEERERLKKIEEVIATEEAIVKENERIIIKTEEIHFDYSLWYVRREARERLGKVVAIMKQNPGMVIEIGTHTDIRGNEEYNRDLSQKRANSAKEFMVKNGITADRIIAKGYGESQPIVKCETEESCSEEDHEWNRRCEMVVVKWQ
- a CDS encoding cupin domain-containing protein codes for the protein MNLSNIPSKEIIPGYHGKLVHSENMSLAFWTVEEGAIVPEHAHMNEQIMHVLEGRFEFTLNGNTKVYELNDIVIIPPHSPHSGKALTPCKLMDAFSPVREEYK
- a CDS encoding PorP/SprF family type IX secretion system membrane protein; translation: MKDIKRYFIFLMLVCAAAHGQQDPQYTQYMYNMSVVNPAYTTNEQGMLNFGALYRSQWKNAVGSPKTLTFFAHAPMSDKIEVGLSFITDNIGDGALKENNIYADFAYILKLDDKSNLSLGLKGGFTTFETNFNGFMLPEFQDDPAFNENLNSTFPNVGVGAFYHRQNFYAGVSAPNLLTTKHLENKDGINRVGSENIHLFLTSGYVYELNPDLKLKPSVLAKMVQGSPFTMDVSLNALFLNRFEGGLSYRLEDSVSAMFNIAATPALRIGYAYDYTLSNLSTYSSGSHEIFVLFNLDLLGLGKGYDKSPRFY
- a CDS encoding SDR family oxidoreductase; the protein is MNISLEGKKALVGGSSGGIGKAIAQQLAESGASVTLMSRSEEKLKKIVAELPTNQGQNHDYLVVDFADFHDYREKIYNYFVTNTVDILVNNTQGPAAGSALEKQTVDYQEAFNLLFKTVAYTTELALKHMKANKWGRIINVASVSVKEPLSYLALSNTIRAAVVTWGKSLANDVGQYKITVNSVLTGYFDTERIAQLNSKKAEQLGISEDEVLADMESKVPVKRIGDPKEYGYLVAFLASENAAYITGTQIPIDGGLLKSL